The region CGATTCATTTGCCTTTTTAAACCCTTTCTGTTAGTGTCCAAAAACTGTATTTAGTTATCTTGAGTATAATGAGTTAGTTTCcagggaaagaggggcgctgctcCCTCTTTTTACAGCCtagcgcccccttgtcaaaatcagattttagcttgatatccagcatacagccgtCACTCAGtaatcgattcttccataagtACATAGAAtccgctccctcgcctgtgtgctccctcttgttcaatttttctagaaaaacctcTGAGTTTCTATTTTCATTGCTTTGTCAATGTAAATGTGTGTTACTATGGGTATGGTTaactttatgtttgtgtgttgttttagCTGTGAGAAATGTCATTGGAGACGTAGACAACAATAATGCTATGGAGTCACTGCAGTCACTTGGAGGTATGTCAGGCTTCTCAAATAGTataaaaagttttcaaaaatgttaGAACAGATAGTACTAGGCAAATAACTTTCATTTTCTTCCGTGTCTGCAATTTATTCTTTGAATCATAATTACACGTACAGCATTTTCGAAACATCATCCCTTCTTTCTGGTtaagtccttggtgctgattggctatcaccACCACTCTCCAAGGCCCATAttgctctccttggtgctgattggctatcaccACCACTCTCCAAGGCCCATATTGCtctctctccttggtgctgattggctatcaccACCACTCTCCAAGGCCCATATTGCtctctttccttggtgctgattggctatcaccACCACTCTCCAAGGCCCATATCGCtctctctccttggtgctgattggccatctCTGTTAGTGACCCTTGTGCTGGGTTCCCATTCTTAGGGATTGGCATTTCTGAAAGGACACTTGTCAATGATTTCTCCATGATTTTATGTGTTCATTATTCTCTACCACTGTATGTGGCTCACTTCatgtttatctagtagttttcccgcctttagTATCAGGCACCTGCGCACTAAGTACCAGGGGCTAACACCCCGGATGTGGTTTTCTTCTCTGTGCAGAAAGTTCTGagttctgtcaatacaacacgtgagTTTAGTAGACGTGTGTGAGTTGTGATCTATACCTAGTTTAACACTTCAGTACCATAACCTCTGGTTCTATCCACAGGTGGGTCAAACAAAGGTTATGAAGACCATGGGGGAGGCCAGGATAAGGAAGGGGAAGAACATCataaagacaaagaaaatgtcCAGGTACACAGGATACTTGCTTGTTTTCCATTGCTGAACAGCTTTATTACGCTAATCATTAAGTAGTCACATGCTGATTTTGTctggtttattttgtacagtttACATAGTGTGTAGATGGAGGAGAATGGCAAAATGCTACATTTCTCCAACTGTTGGTTtacagtttttttctgtttcaacACCAGGTTGATGTGCCTGATGTGAAGGCAGGAAAAGGAAAGGATGACAAGGAAGTACAGATTGACAAACCAGGAGAAAAGGacgaggaggaagaagaggaaaaggaAAGGGAACATGAGGAAGAACAAGGCAAGCAATACAAAGCATTAGCTGATTAAGAgttaaactacatgtagctgcattaTGTAAAGTGTACTATTATGCCCTTGTACAAAGTAATGCTTTTGCTGCATGTATGATGTTGTGTGACTTTTCCtaataaactttttttttaataaaataaAGACAACTATAATGCCAGAATACTCAAATAAGTACTATGGATTGTAGTCTTTACAAGCACTTACATTTGGCCtcttatttttttatcataaaaGAGGTATGACacttagaccacaccaatttattttcttggttaacggaatacaattttttttttacaaaaatactagattggaaaaacaacatgaaaacagaatctcagaggaaagtttgtactttggtgcacacagtttcagggagtgaacagggtcggatgcaagttttcatcccagccttctgttttcatgatttttttttgctgaaattaaaaataaaaatctgttaaccaagaaattaaattggtgtggcctaactgcaGAATAACAACAACCtggaaaacattgttttgttttcaatgattGACCTTCCAGCAGATAAGGACGACAGCAGGCTAGAACCCCCAGTTCCACATGAACCAAAGGAGCCCAATAAAGACATGGAAGATGTGAAACCTGACAATGCAGACCTGGGGGTAGGTTTTTGTAACTTTTAGTAGTTCAGTGATACTGTAATTGTTCagtgtagagctgtgtaccggtacagtgtaccaatacagtaccggtacctgtctatcaattaggtacagatccataatacctgaaccctggtgtactggtactgtaccggTTGTAATCAGTTCAAGTCTGGCTAGCATAACAGGGAAAGGGATggcaactttgacagataaaatcacAATGAAATTACTGTGGCAGTGCACTGAAAGACTTCTGTAACACAGAATAAACTTTAACAAGGCCTGATCGatgagtcaaattttcatctttgttttcttacaaGTAATACCTCATAGCTGACTGGTGGTGAGGGTTGTGGTCATTATAGATGCCATGTAACAGGCTTGTGTCTAGCAGAATTAAACATTATGTTGTTATCGGTTCAaccatgcttttgtccttattgaataTCAACCATTATTTGAACATtagtagttcaggtacaggtttaggtccggacctgtacctaaacccgtgtacctgtacctgtacctaaaatttgtttaggtacacagctctagttcaGTAAGAGATATAAAACTGCTTTAAATATcttagtttgtgtgtgtgcatgtgtgtacgTCTGtttgtcactgtgtgtgtgtgtctgtgcatctctgtgaaattgaattgaatgtatTGCTGTGTGTCTCTGTGAAATTAAATTGAATGTATTGCTGTGCTCCTTTGTCTATTGATTCAGTTGCTCTCGTTTTGGCAGCATCAGATTGATTTAAATGTTTGgcataaaatgttttgaatcAAGTTGCACTGTTACATACTATTAGAACTAATGATAATGATGTCTACATAGGAGCAGTGGGAGCAACATCACAAGGATGAGGATGAGAAGAAGGATGAAGACCAAGAGGGAGATGGAAAAGACCCAGGTCTGAATTTGTTGTACTTCACATCATCTCCACAGCTACTATGTATGGCAGCAGTTATCTGTCATGTTTCATATTAGTCTACAATGTTTATGAAGATTAGTTTAGAATATGTCAGAAAGTATTTTTAACAAATGTGGGTGTAGACATCAATTATGGTTCAGGTCCATTATCCATAGCTATTTAGATTTTTGCTGCATTTTTCATTATGTCCAATTTTGTAAgtttaattttcaaatgttcCAGTCCCACATGATGTTTTGATTGTACACAGgggatgatgaagatgaaaggATGAAAGACGATTTTGAAGACTTTGAAGACAAGAAAGAACCTGCCGAGAAACATGAAAAGCAACTAGACTTGGAGGAAGCACGTGATAAACATGAAGGGAAGGATGAAGATGACAGGAAGAAAGCTGAGGCTGCTAAGGAGGATGTCAAGAAAGAGCCAGAAGACAAGGAGCAtgaagaaaaggagaaaaaagaGCCTAAAGACAAAGAGGAAGAAGATGGGGAAGAGAAAGATGAGGTTGGTTGTCCAAGTTTGCAATGTAAAGAGATGCCGAATGACTTGATATCAAATAGGAATGTTTTCTGAAATGCAGAATGCTTGATTTGATACACTGTGTAAAAACAGGGATGTATCCATTACAGAGGCTGTGTAATGCATGTGCCTGTTGTGCAGTTCCAAAAGCTGTGAAGCTTTGGAATGACTTGCCAACTGATGTTAAGACTTTGTGTCAGACACTTTATGAGTAGAGTTATCAAGATTGTGAAAGACGAATGATTTTGGACTGTTGATTTGGAACTTGTATGtattttgactttggaattgttTATATCTGCATACCAGTGTTTGTATGTAAGTATATATATGAATTTACAAACCCAGAAAGACTAGCCCCCTTGGGGACTAAATGATATCTCAAGGGTATCTCGGAGGTATCACAATAAACTGTTTGTTTATTGCAGGGTCAAAAGAAACAGCTGCTTGACATCATCCAGAAGCAGCAGGAACAGCAGGAGAAGCTGTTGGAGGTCCAGCAGCAGCTGTTGGATGAGCTGAAGGAGCACAAGGCTAAGGATGTAGATGAAGACCTGCAGAAACAAGATGGGGACCAAATCGGGGTGCCGCAACAAGCAGCAGGGGGAGTCGCGTTTCAGAAGAGTGCAGAcatccagcagcagcagcaaggtCTTGGAGATGTGGGTTTTAACCAGCCTATGGTAGATGGGAATTTACAACTGCAGAAAGGTGTTGGTGATGTTCTGCAGCAAGGTCATGTTGTGGACATGGGTCTGCAGCAACAACTGGGGGATGGGCAGTTGCACAAAGATGCAGTTCCTAACTTGCACCAGCCTGCTGATGTTGCATCTTTGCAACAAATGGGTGCCGGAGATGCATTGCAGCACGGAAACTTGCCTCAGGGAGGTATGGGAGACCTCGGGCAGCAGCAAGGCAATGTTGTAGACGGAATAGTGAACAATCGTGAAGTCATGGTAAATAACGCAGCACAAGAGGTTGCAGAACTCCATCAGGGTATTCTGGCAAATGCCGGTATGCAGCAAGGAATAGTTGATAATGTCGGAATCCAGCAAGGGCATCTGATAGATGCAAACTTGCAGCAGGTTGCTGCACTGGACAATGTAAGGATGGACCAAGGAATCGCGGTAGATGGAAAGGCAAAGTTATCGAAGCAAGCTGTTGATCTTCATCAAGACAACGGGAGGCAGATAGACCAGGGGCAGGGAATagttgcaaacaacatcaagcatCTCAACCAAGACAAGGCAATACAACAAAAGCATGAAGTCGGCATGCATTTAGATCCAATTGACAGCAAGAAAGCAGTAGAGAAGCCTATTGGTGGCTTGGATCAAGGCGTCAAGCCTGCTCGTGACGGACTGCCAGATGCAAACCCTGCACATCACAGAGTGGAGAGGGACGTTGGTGCCTTGGAGATAGTAGAGGTGCCGAAGGATGGCCTGGTACAAGCTGCAGATCAACTACAGGTCCAGCCTGCAGAAGGACATCAGAAGGATGCTGTCAAAGATAACATCAATGCAGAAGGCAAGAATCTCAACAgcgatgatgatggtggtcTTGTCAAGATTGACGTAGCAGAGGAGGCTAAGGATGTGTTGGTCAACAAGAATCAGTTGAATCGGGACTTGAAGTACCACGCAACGGTCAAACCAGTGAAGACCTTTGAATCAGATAAAGGTAATGATAAAAGTAAAGCAAAGGAGGAAATCCATCAGAATTTACCAGATGAAAGTGTAGTCCGTGATGACCGAAAAGGcaaggaagaagaaaagatgAAGTTCAAAGAGGTGAAACAAGACATAGAAGAGGAAAAAGACGAGAAATGGGATTTCAACAATTACAAGAAAGAGGAGAACATTCCTGTAGATGGGAACAATAATGTTGAAATGGTGATTGATGGTGTCAGCCTTCAAAAAAACT is a window of Branchiostoma lanceolatum isolate klBraLanc5 chromosome 8, klBraLanc5.hap2, whole genome shotgun sequence DNA encoding:
- the LOC136439715 gene encoding putative sodium-coupled neutral amino acid transporter 10 isoform X2 — encoded protein: MSGRSNNWPFVLNLGNSIIGVSILAMPYCFKQCGILLGSLLLLCSAYLTRVSCNMLLKTAFAARKRSYEFLALHTFGAAGKLAVELSIIGLLLGTCVAFYVIIGDLGPAIVAEITGLENTASLRAGLLVFVAIVIVTPLGMMRDITSFTAVSTMSLLFYSVFIVEVLMWAIPNLVSGSWIQRVEMWRPAGIFQCLPIFSMAFACQTQLFVLYGALDEPSVKRMNNIVQDAINMVGSIYLCVGFFGYVAFCELVKGDVLLNFSSTFMAEVVKMGFCLSVAVSFPLMIFPCRQSIDTLFFRKHVPTLENIPTGGNYIPPLRFKAITMSIIIFSLITGIVIPNIETVLALTGATTGVLICFIFPSLMFLNFFSSQSSGKLTAQIALFVGVSVLVASTYTTLTTPGEAPDVAVKPIVDNVPDFAVRNVIGDVDNNNAMESLQSLGGGSNKGYEDHGGGQDKEGEEHHKDKENVQVDVPDVKAGKGKDDKEVQIDKPGEKDEEEEEEKEREHEEEQDKDDSRLEPPVPHEPKEPNKDMEDVKPDNADLGEQWEQHHKDEDEKKDEDQEGDGKDPGDDEDERMKDDFEDFEDKKEPAEKHEKQLDLEEARDKHEGKDEDDRKKAEAAKEDVKKEPEDKEHEEKEKKEPKDKEEEDGEEKDEGQKKQLLDIIQKQQEQQEKLLEVQQQLLDELKEHKAKDVDEDLQKQDGDQIGVPQQAAGGVAFQKSADIQQQQQGLGDVGFNQPMVDGNLQLQKGVGDVLQQGHVVDMGLQQQLGDGQLHKDAVPNLHQPADVASLQQMGAGDALQHGNLPQGGMGDLGQQQGNVVDGIVNNREVMVNNAAQEVAELHQGILANAGMQQGIVDNVGIQQGHLIDANLQQVAALDNVRMDQGIAVDGKAKLSKQAVDLHQDNGRQIDQGQGIVANNIKHLNQDKAIQQKHEVGMHLDPIDSKKAVEKPIGGLDQGVKPARDGLPDANPAHHRVERDVGALEIVEVPKDGLVQAADQLQVQPAEGHQKDAVKDNINAEGKNLNSDDDGGLVKIDVAEEAKDVLVNKNQLNRDLKYHATVKPVKTFESDKGNDKSKAKEEIHQNLPDESVVRDDRKGKEEEKMKFKEVKQDIEEEKDEKWDFNNYKKEENIPVDGNNNVEMVIDGVSLQKNLVGQAEGHNLVNLAQVRDLKAHPDKKDDHDHKKEFRK
- the LOC136439715 gene encoding putative sodium-coupled neutral amino acid transporter 10 isoform X1, whose translation is MSGRSNNWPFVLNLGNSIIGVSILAMPYCFKQCGILLGSLLLLCSAYLTRVSCNMLLKTAFAARKRSYEFLALHTFGAAGKLAVELSIIGLLLGTCVAFYVIIGDLGPAIVAEITGLENTASLRAGLLVFVAIVIVTPLGMMRDITSFTAVSTMSLLFYSVFIVEVLMWAIPNLVSGSWIQRVEMWRPAGIFQCLPIFSMAFACQTQLFVLYGALDEPSVKRMNNIVQDAINMVGSIYLCVGFFGYVAFCELVKGDVLLNFSSTFMAEVVKMGFCLSVAVSFPLMIFPCRQSIDTLFFRKHVPTLENIPTGGNYIPPLRFKAITMSIIIFSLITGIVIPNIETVLALTGATTGVLICFIFPSLMFLNFFSSQSSGKLTAQIALFVGVSVLVASTYTTLTTPGEAPDVAVKPIVDNVPDFAVRNVIGDVDNNNAMESLQSLGGGSNKGYEDHGGGQDKEGEEHHKDKENVQVDVPDVKAGKGKDDKEVQIDKPGEKDEEEEEEKEREHEEEQADKDDSRLEPPVPHEPKEPNKDMEDVKPDNADLGEQWEQHHKDEDEKKDEDQEGDGKDPGDDEDERMKDDFEDFEDKKEPAEKHEKQLDLEEARDKHEGKDEDDRKKAEAAKEDVKKEPEDKEHEEKEKKEPKDKEEEDGEEKDEGQKKQLLDIIQKQQEQQEKLLEVQQQLLDELKEHKAKDVDEDLQKQDGDQIGVPQQAAGGVAFQKSADIQQQQQGLGDVGFNQPMVDGNLQLQKGVGDVLQQGHVVDMGLQQQLGDGQLHKDAVPNLHQPADVASLQQMGAGDALQHGNLPQGGMGDLGQQQGNVVDGIVNNREVMVNNAAQEVAELHQGILANAGMQQGIVDNVGIQQGHLIDANLQQVAALDNVRMDQGIAVDGKAKLSKQAVDLHQDNGRQIDQGQGIVANNIKHLNQDKAIQQKHEVGMHLDPIDSKKAVEKPIGGLDQGVKPARDGLPDANPAHHRVERDVGALEIVEVPKDGLVQAADQLQVQPAEGHQKDAVKDNINAEGKNLNSDDDGGLVKIDVAEEAKDVLVNKNQLNRDLKYHATVKPVKTFESDKGNDKSKAKEEIHQNLPDESVVRDDRKGKEEEKMKFKEVKQDIEEEKDEKWDFNNYKKEENIPVDGNNNVEMVIDGVSLQKNLVGQAEGHNLVNLAQVRDLKAHPDKKDDHDHKKEFRK